One Cuculus canorus isolate bCucCan1 chromosome 1, bCucCan1.pri, whole genome shotgun sequence DNA segment encodes these proteins:
- the P2RY6 gene encoding P2Y purinoceptor 6 — translation MANLTAPVGPGRNSCTFHEEFKQVLLPLVYSVVFTVGLPLNAVVIGQIWVARKALSRSMIYMLNLAMADLLYVCSLPLLIYNYTQKDYWPFGDFTCKFVRFQFYTNLHGSIFFLTCISIQRYLGICHPLASWHKKKGKKLTWLVCAAVWFIVIAQCLPTFIFASTGTQRNRTVCYDLSPPDHSAAYFPYGITLTVTGFLLPFVAILACYCSMARILCQKDELIGLAVHKRKDKAVRMIIIVVIVFSISFFPFHLTKTIYLIVRSSPSLSCPTLQAFAIAYKCTRPFASMNSVLDPILFYFTQRKFRESTRYLLDKVSSKWRHDHCITYGS, via the coding sequence ATGGCCAACTTGACGGCCCCTGTGGGGCCTGGAAGGAACTCGTGCACCTTCCATGAGGAGTTCAAACAGGTCCTTCTGCCCTTGGTTTACTCAGTGGTGTTCACTGTGGGGTTGCCCTTGAATGCCGTGGTCATCGGGCAGATCTGGGTGGCCCGTAAGGCTCTCAGCCGCAGCATGATCTACATGCTGAACCTGGCCATGGCTGACCTGCTCTATGTCTGCTCCCTCCCACTCCTAATCTACAACTACACTCAGAAGGATTATTGGCCTTTTGGGGACTTTACCTGCAAATTTGTCCGCTTCCAGTTCTACACCAACCTACATGGCAGCATCTTCTTCCTCACCTGCATTAGCATCCAGCGGTACCTGGGCATCTGCCACCCCTTGGCCTCGTGGCAcaagaagaaggggaagaagctGACATGGCTGGTGTGTGCTGCAGTGTGGTTCATTGTCATTGCCCAGTGCCTGCCCACCTTCATCTTTGCTTCCACCGGCACCCAAAGGAACCGCACTGTCTGCTACGACTTGAGCCCACCGGATCACTCTGCTGCCTACTTCCCCTATGGCATCACCCTCACTGTCACCGGCTTCCTGCTGCCCTTTGTGGCCATCCTCGCTTGCTACTGCAGCATGGCTCGGATCCTGTGCCAGAAGGACGAGCTGATTGGCTTGGCGGTGCACAAGAGAAAGGACAAAGCCGTGCGTATGATCATCATTGTGGTCATTGTCTTCTCCATCAGCTTCTTCCCCTTCCACCTCACCAAGACCATCTACCTGATTGTCCGTTCCTCACCCAGCCTGTCCTGCCCAACTCTGCAGGCATTTGCCATCGCCTACAAGTGCACACGCCCTTTTGCCAGCATGAACAGTGTCCTCGACCCCATCCTCTTCTACTTCACCCAACGCAAGTTTCGTGAGAGCACCCGTTACCTCCTTGACAAGGTGAGCTCCAAGTGGCGGCACGACCATTGCATTACCTACGGCTCCTAG